A DNA window from Hoplias malabaricus isolate fHopMal1 chromosome 5, fHopMal1.hap1, whole genome shotgun sequence contains the following coding sequences:
- the vgll4a gene encoding transcription cofactor vestigial-like protein 4 isoform X2, translating to MLLPRMDLLSQQFMDKMNNNIGRLHYDSYDDDSGDSRMHGLSSSVGSSRTGTPISPVKRKYDDEQVGSDYDNEQMKKMSRLLTSHLGPPSNGDSRQEPWNHIHNPFEHASSAISGLHGNRLYAPFPVFAVEQPLALTKNSMDTTRSPLLSPHGSTERQQNRPSVITCAPASNRTCNLSNCHMSPNTCTSGAANVKSKTNEEHFRRSLGNIYKEPEPASNSVSITGSVDDHFAQALGETWLQIKAKGSGSRSPESTS from the exons ATGCTTCTCCCGAGAATGGACCTTCTGAGCCAGCAATTCATGGATAAGATGAACAACAACATCGGGAGACTTCACTACGATTCGTACGACG ATGATTCAGGGGACTCCAGGATGCATGGTCTGTCCTCGTCGGTGGGGAGCAGCAGGACAGGGACGCCTATCAGTCCAGTGAAAAGAAAGTATGATGACGAACAAGTTGGAAGCGACTACGACAAcgaacaaatgaaaaaaatgagtcGCCTGCTTACGTCTCATCT GGGACCTCCTTCCAATGGAGACAGTAGACAGGAACCATGGAATCACATCCACAACCCTTTTGAGCACGCTTCCTCTGCCATCAGTGGCCTCCATGGAAACCGCCTGTATGCTCCCTTTCCCGTTTTCGCGGTGGAGCAGCCGCTTGCGTTGACCAAGAATAGCATGGACACTACGAGGTCCCCTCTCCTTTCACCGCACGGCTCTACCGAACGTCAGCAG AATCGTCCTTCTGTGATTACCTGTGCCCCTGCGAGCAACCGCACATGCAACCTCTCAAACTGTCACATGTCTCCGAATACCTGCACCTCTGGAGCGGCGAACGTGAAGAGCAAGACTAATG AGGAGCATTTCCGTCGCAGCTTAGGCAACATCTACAAGGAGCCAGAGCCGGCCTCTAACTCTGTGTCCATCACGGGATCCGTGGATGATCACTTTGCCCAGGCGTTGGGTGAGACCTGGTTGCAGATCAAGGCAAAGGGCAGTGGCTCCAGAAGTCCAGAGTCTACTTCGTAA
- the vgll4a gene encoding transcription cofactor vestigial-like protein 4 isoform X1: MLLPRMDLLSQQFMDKMNNNIGRLHYDSYDDDSGDSRMHGLSSSVGSSRTGTPISPVKRKYDDEQVGSDYDNEQMKKMSRLLTSHLGPPSNGDSRQEPWNHIHNPFEHASSAISGLHGNRLYAPFPVFAVEQPLALTKNSMDTTRSPLLSPHGSTERQQNRPSVITCAPASNRTCNLSNCHMSPNTCTSGAANVKSKTNANTVCDPVIEEHFRRSLGNIYKEPEPASNSVSITGSVDDHFAQALGETWLQIKAKGSGSRSPESTS; the protein is encoded by the exons ATGCTTCTCCCGAGAATGGACCTTCTGAGCCAGCAATTCATGGATAAGATGAACAACAACATCGGGAGACTTCACTACGATTCGTACGACG ATGATTCAGGGGACTCCAGGATGCATGGTCTGTCCTCGTCGGTGGGGAGCAGCAGGACAGGGACGCCTATCAGTCCAGTGAAAAGAAAGTATGATGACGAACAAGTTGGAAGCGACTACGACAAcgaacaaatgaaaaaaatgagtcGCCTGCTTACGTCTCATCT GGGACCTCCTTCCAATGGAGACAGTAGACAGGAACCATGGAATCACATCCACAACCCTTTTGAGCACGCTTCCTCTGCCATCAGTGGCCTCCATGGAAACCGCCTGTATGCTCCCTTTCCCGTTTTCGCGGTGGAGCAGCCGCTTGCGTTGACCAAGAATAGCATGGACACTACGAGGTCCCCTCTCCTTTCACCGCACGGCTCTACCGAACGTCAGCAG AATCGTCCTTCTGTGATTACCTGTGCCCCTGCGAGCAACCGCACATGCAACCTCTCAAACTGTCACATGTCTCCGAATACCTGCACCTCTGGAGCGGCGAACGTGAAGAGCAAGACTAATG CTAACACTGTCTGTGACCCTGTGATAGAGGAGCATTTCCGTCGCAGCTTAGGCAACATCTACAAGGAGCCAGAGCCGGCCTCTAACTCTGTGTCCATCACGGGATCCGTGGATGATCACTTTGCCCAGGCGTTGGGTGAGACCTGGTTGCAGATCAAGGCAAAGGGCAGTGGCTCCAGAAGTCCAGAGTCTACTTCGTAA